The proteins below come from a single Streptomyces tubercidicus genomic window:
- a CDS encoding enoyl-CoA hydratase/isomerase family protein: protein MTPSPSPSPGSVPPAAPVAPAASDESTARAEPVDSLILHATDNGVSWLTLNRPDAMNAVTWDQRERLIGRLADASADPGVRAVVLTATGKGFCAGADLRGSPPAGERVAGDVARMIRDGAQRLITAVLDCEKPVIAAVNGTAAGLGAHLALACDLVLAAESARFIEVFVRRGLVPDGGGAYLLPRLIGPQRAKELLFFGDALPAAEAERLGLVNRVVPDGELAKTAREWAERLAAGPTRALALTKQLVNASLDTDRTAAFAAEATAQEINMTTADAQEGVASFVARRHPAFHGR from the coding sequence ATGACACCCTCACCGTCCCCGTCCCCCGGTTCCGTTCCCCCCGCCGCGCCCGTCGCGCCCGCAGCGTCCGACGAGTCCACCGCTCGCGCGGAACCCGTCGATTCATTGATACTCCACGCCACTGACAACGGCGTCTCGTGGCTCACGTTGAACCGGCCGGACGCGATGAACGCCGTCACCTGGGACCAGCGCGAACGCCTCATCGGCCGGCTCGCCGACGCCTCGGCCGACCCCGGCGTCCGGGCCGTCGTGCTCACCGCAACCGGCAAGGGCTTCTGCGCCGGCGCCGATCTGCGCGGCTCGCCGCCGGCCGGGGAGCGGGTCGCCGGGGATGTCGCCCGGATGATCCGCGACGGCGCGCAGCGGCTCATCACGGCGGTGCTGGACTGCGAAAAGCCGGTCATCGCCGCCGTCAACGGCACCGCGGCCGGGCTCGGCGCCCATCTCGCGCTCGCCTGCGATCTGGTGCTGGCCGCCGAATCGGCCCGCTTCATCGAGGTGTTCGTCCGCCGCGGCCTGGTCCCGGACGGCGGCGGCGCCTACCTCCTGCCGCGGCTGATCGGCCCACAGCGCGCCAAGGAGCTGCTGTTCTTCGGGGACGCCCTACCGGCCGCCGAAGCGGAACGGCTGGGTCTGGTCAACCGGGTGGTGCCGGACGGCGAGCTGGCGAAGACGGCCCGGGAGTGGGCCGAGCGGCTGGCGGCCGGCCCCACCCGCGCCCTGGCCCTGACCAAGCAGCTGGTCAACGCCTCGCTCGACACCGACCGCACCGCCGCCTTCGCCGCCGAGGCCACCGCGCAGGAGATCAATATGACGACGGCGGACGCACAGGAGGGCGTCGCCTCCTTCGTGGCCCGCCGCCACCCGGCGTTCCACGGACGATGA
- a CDS encoding GNAT family N-acetyltransferase, whose protein sequence is MLIREATAADWPAIWPFFRAIVAAGETYTYPRDLDEAAAREMWLLTPPGRTVVAVDESGTVLGTAKMNPNHMGGSAHIASASFMVDPQHGGRGVGRALGEHVLDWARAEGYRAMQFNAVVETNTGAVALWQSLGFQIMTTLPEGFRHPTKGYVGLHIMYQQL, encoded by the coding sequence GTGCTGATCCGTGAAGCGACCGCGGCCGACTGGCCCGCCATCTGGCCCTTCTTCCGTGCCATCGTGGCGGCCGGCGAGACCTACACCTATCCGCGGGACCTCGACGAGGCGGCGGCCCGCGAGATGTGGCTGCTGACGCCGCCCGGCCGTACGGTCGTCGCCGTCGACGAGTCCGGCACGGTCCTCGGTACGGCCAAGATGAACCCCAACCACATGGGCGGGTCCGCGCACATCGCCAGCGCCAGCTTCATGGTCGATCCGCAGCACGGCGGCCGCGGCGTCGGCCGGGCCCTGGGGGAACACGTACTGGACTGGGCCCGCGCCGAGGGCTACCGCGCGATGCAGTTCAACGCCGTGGTGGAGACCAACACCGGCGCCGTCGCCCTCTGGCAGTCGCTGGGCTTCCAGATCATGACGACCCTCCCCGAGGGCTTCCGGCACCCCACCAAGGGCTATGTGGGGCTGCACATCATGTATCAG
- a CDS encoding acetate--CoA ligase family protein translates to MLGSTHGTLTTHSRPARVVACGEQPPHTVHGMSEPHRDGGGQSAGPVDRDVSGRPLHAPVPDLDRFFRPESVAVIGASDSEGRPNTGITRQLIAWAERVGARLHPVNPGRTQVFGLPCHASVAALPEPVDLAVLLVGDPLPVIEQLAETKVKFAVAFASGFAETGERGAAAQERLAEAVARSGLRLLGPNTNLNAFEKFRTDLDGPAIALITQSGHQGRPVFSLQELGIRLSHWAPTGNEADLETADFLSYFATRPEVGAIAAYVEGLKDGRSFLLAADRAARNKVPIVAVKVGRTETGARTAASHTGKLTGADEVVDAAMRQFGVIRVDGLDELQDTAALLARARKPTAEGVAVYSISGGTGAHFSDLATAAGLRLPTLGAAKQAELHQWIPEYLHVANPVDNGGHPVGDWRGRKILDAILADPSIGILICPITGPFPPMSDKLAQDLVDAAEQTDKLVCVVWGSPVGTEDAYRRTLLGSSRVATFRTFANCITAVRGYLDHHRFVTGYRSPFDDAPRVLSPSARKAQALMRPGQQLSEHAAKQLLRAYGIRVPREQLVTSAAAAVRAASLVGYPVVMKASGPQLAHKTELGLVKVQLTSASQVRDAYRELTDIARYEDVPLDGVLVCQMIERGVEMVVGVTRDSLFGPTVTVGLGGVLVEVLRDVVVGVPPFGEDQARAMLDELRGRALLDGVRGAPPADLDALVEVVLRVQRMALELGDDLSELDINPLVVLPRGQGAVALDALAVCP, encoded by the coding sequence ATGCTTGGATCGACTCACGGCACCCTTACCACTCACTCCCGGCCGGCCCGCGTCGTGGCCTGTGGGGAGCAACCACCACACACCGTCCACGGCATGAGTGAACCGCACCGCGACGGCGGGGGCCAGAGCGCCGGCCCGGTCGACCGGGATGTCAGCGGCCGTCCGCTGCACGCTCCGGTGCCCGACCTGGACCGGTTCTTCCGGCCCGAGTCCGTGGCGGTGATCGGCGCCTCGGACAGCGAGGGCCGCCCCAACACCGGCATCACCCGTCAGCTGATCGCCTGGGCGGAACGGGTCGGCGCCCGGCTCCACCCCGTCAACCCGGGACGCACCCAGGTCTTCGGACTGCCCTGCCATGCCTCCGTCGCCGCACTGCCGGAACCCGTCGATCTCGCGGTGCTCCTGGTCGGCGACCCGCTGCCGGTCATCGAGCAACTGGCCGAGACCAAGGTGAAGTTCGCGGTGGCCTTCGCCTCCGGGTTCGCCGAGACCGGTGAGCGCGGTGCGGCCGCCCAGGAGCGGCTGGCCGAGGCCGTCGCCCGCTCCGGGCTGCGGCTGCTCGGCCCGAACACCAACCTCAACGCCTTCGAGAAGTTCCGTACGGACCTGGACGGTCCGGCCATCGCCCTCATCACCCAGTCAGGCCACCAGGGCCGTCCCGTCTTCAGCCTCCAGGAACTGGGCATCCGCCTTTCGCACTGGGCCCCCACCGGCAACGAGGCCGATCTGGAGACCGCCGACTTCCTCTCCTACTTCGCCACCCGCCCCGAGGTCGGCGCCATCGCCGCATATGTGGAAGGGCTCAAGGACGGCCGCAGCTTTCTGCTGGCCGCCGACCGCGCCGCCCGCAACAAGGTGCCTATCGTCGCCGTCAAGGTCGGCCGCACCGAGACCGGCGCCCGGACGGCCGCCTCGCACACCGGCAAGCTCACCGGCGCGGACGAGGTCGTGGACGCCGCGATGCGGCAGTTCGGTGTGATCCGGGTGGACGGGCTCGACGAATTGCAGGACACCGCGGCGCTGCTGGCCCGTGCCAGGAAGCCCACCGCCGAGGGCGTCGCCGTCTATTCGATCTCCGGTGGCACCGGCGCCCACTTCTCCGACCTGGCGACCGCGGCCGGCCTGCGGCTGCCCACCCTCGGCGCCGCCAAGCAGGCCGAACTGCACCAGTGGATACCGGAGTATCTGCACGTCGCCAATCCGGTCGACAACGGCGGGCACCCGGTCGGCGACTGGCGCGGCCGCAAGATCCTCGACGCGATCCTGGCCGACCCGTCCATCGGCATACTGATCTGCCCGATCACCGGGCCCTTCCCGCCGATGAGCGACAAGCTCGCCCAGGATCTGGTGGACGCGGCGGAGCAGACGGACAAGCTGGTGTGTGTGGTGTGGGGCTCGCCGGTCGGTACGGAGGACGCCTACCGCCGCACCCTTCTCGGCTCCTCGCGGGTGGCGACCTTCCGCACCTTCGCCAACTGCATCACCGCCGTCCGCGGCTACCTCGACCACCACCGCTTCGTCACCGGCTACCGCTCCCCCTTCGACGACGCCCCCCGCGTCCTGTCCCCGTCCGCGCGCAAGGCACAGGCCCTGATGCGTCCGGGCCAGCAGCTCAGCGAGCACGCGGCCAAGCAACTGCTGCGCGCCTATGGCATCCGGGTCCCGCGCGAACAGCTGGTGACCAGCGCGGCGGCGGCCGTACGGGCCGCGAGCCTGGTCGGCTATCCCGTGGTCATGAAGGCCTCCGGACCGCAGCTCGCGCACAAGACCGAACTCGGCCTGGTCAAGGTCCAGCTGACGTCGGCCAGCCAGGTCAGGGACGCCTATCGCGAGCTCACCGACATCGCGCGCTACGAGGACGTGCCGCTGGACGGGGTGCTGGTCTGCCAGATGATCGAGCGGGGCGTCGAGATGGTCGTCGGCGTCACCCGGGACAGCCTCTTCGGGCCGACCGTGACCGTCGGCCTCGGCGGGGTCCTCGTGGAGGTGCTGCGGGATGTCGTGGTGGGCGTACCGCCCTTCGGGGAGGACCAGGCGCGCGCGATGCTCGACGAACTGCGCGGCCGGGCCCTCCTGGACGGCGTGCGCGGAGCGCCGCCCGCGGACCTCGACGCGCTGGTCGAAGTCGTCCTGAGGGTGCAACGGATGGCGTTGGAACTCGGCGACGACCTGTCCGAGCTGGACATCAACCCGCTGGTGGTCCTGCCGCGCGGCCAGGGCGCCGTAGCCCTCGACGCCCTCGCCGTCTGCCCATGA
- a CDS encoding Zn-ribbon domain-containing OB-fold protein has protein sequence MSGGTTGTGARFDLPEVDAFTRPYWEAAAEGRLLLRRCRAEDCGAAHYYPREFCPYCWSEDVGWEAATGRATLYTWSVVHRNDLPPFGDRVPYVAAVVDLAEGPRMMTEITDCPEPELRIGMPLVVHFRAGAGAGAGAGDGGGAGDAGAGSGGDAGTGSGAGEGARNGGGEGAAIAVPVFRPA, from the coding sequence GTGAGCGGCGGGACTACAGGGACGGGTGCGCGGTTCGACCTGCCGGAGGTGGACGCCTTCACCCGGCCGTACTGGGAGGCGGCGGCCGAGGGGCGGCTGTTGCTGCGCCGCTGCCGGGCGGAGGACTGCGGTGCGGCGCACTACTACCCGCGCGAGTTCTGTCCGTATTGCTGGAGTGAGGATGTCGGCTGGGAGGCGGCCACCGGCCGGGCCACCCTCTATACCTGGTCCGTCGTGCACCGTAACGATCTCCCGCCGTTCGGCGACCGGGTCCCGTACGTCGCGGCCGTGGTCGATCTCGCCGAAGGCCCCCGGATGATGACCGAGATCACCGACTGCCCGGAGCCGGAGCTGCGGATCGGAATGCCGCTCGTGGTGCACTTCCGGGCCGGGGCCGGGGCCGGGGCCGGGGCCGGGGACGGGGGCGGGGCCGGGGATGCGGGTGCGGGCAGCGGCGGGGACGCGGGAACGGGCAGCGGGGCGGGCGAGGGCGCGCGCAACGGCGGGGGCGAGGGCGCCGCGATCGCCGTCCCCGTCTTCCGGCCTGCGTGA